A single genomic interval of Arachis duranensis cultivar V14167 chromosome 7, aradu.V14167.gnm2.J7QH, whole genome shotgun sequence harbors:
- the LOC107458870 gene encoding (+)-neomenthol dehydrogenase isoform X1, whose translation MGKKEKAKERREKRLQEIQHLMTVPYSDDQRWWSKETVAVVTGGNRGIGLEICRQLAAHGVTVILTSRDPGAGLESIKFLSEVGLSLIYHQLDILDLSSINRFIEWLKENYGGLDILVNNAGINFNLGSDNSVENARKVVETNYYGTKSMIEAMIPLMKPSVVGARIVNVSSRLGRLNGRRNRISNAALREQLSDVESLSEELINTALSTFLRQVDDGTWASGGWPQVYTDYSLSKLAVNAYTRLMARKLSDRQEHEKIFVNCYCPGWVKTALTGYAGNNTVEEGADTGVWLALLSHQPITGKFFAERREINF comes from the exons atgggaaagaaagaaaaagcaaaggagagaagagaaaagaggcTACAAGAGATACAACATCTGATGACTGTTCCCTACTCCGATGACCAGAG GTGGTGGTCCAAGGAAACTGTGGCAGTGGTTACTGGTGGAAACAGAGGGATCGGGTTAGAGATTTGCAGGCAACTTGCCGCTCATGGAGTGACTGTTATACTGACTTCTAGAGATCCCGGTGCTGGGCTTGagtcaataaaatttttgagtGAAGTTGGCCTTAGCCTGATTTATCATCAACTTGACATTCTAGATTTGTCATCAATCAACCGGTTTATTGAGTGGTTGAAGGAAAATTATGGTGGTTTGGATATTCTG GTGAACAATGCTGGCATTAATTTCAATCTTGGGTCTGATAACTCAGTTGAAAATGCCCGTAAGGTTGTTGAAACAAATTATTATGGCACCAAGAGTATGATTGAAGCCATGATTCCACTGATGAAACCTTCTGTCGTCGGTGCTCGTATCGTAAATGTTAGCTCTCGTCTAGGGCGCCTAAATGGAAGACGCAAT AGGATCAGCAACGCAGCTTTGAGGGAACAACTGAGTGATGTGGAGTCTCTTTCGGAGGAACTAATCAACACGGCTCTATCCACATTTCTCCGACAAGTCGATGATGGAACTTGGGCATCTGGTGGGTGGCCTCAAGTGTATACTGACTACTCTCTGTCAAAACTCGCAGTCAATGCATATACAAGGCTTATGGCGAGGAAACTTTCTGATCGCCAGGAACATGAAAAGATTTTTGTTAACTGCTATTGCCCAGGTTGGGTGAAGACTGCTCTTACTGGCTATGCCGGCAATAATACCGTCGAGGAAGGAGCTGATACTGGTGTGTGGCTAGCCCTTCTTTCCCACCAACCAATTACTGGGAAATTTTTCGCTGAGAGACGAGAAATCAACTTTTAA
- the LOC107458870 gene encoding (+)-neomenthol dehydrogenase isoform X2, which translates to MRGSISKSKYILKILKSWSHLDVDAIILWWSKETVAVVTGGNRGIGLEICRQLAAHGVTVILTSRDPGAGLESIKFLSEVGLSLIYHQLDILDLSSINRFIEWLKENYGGLDILVNNAGINFNLGSDNSVENARKVVETNYYGTKSMIEAMIPLMKPSVVGARIVNVSSRLGRLNGRRNRISNAALREQLSDVESLSEELINTALSTFLRQVDDGTWASGGWPQVYTDYSLSKLAVNAYTRLMARKLSDRQEHEKIFVNCYCPGWVKTALTGYAGNNTVEEGADTGVWLALLSHQPITGKFFAERREINF; encoded by the exons ATGAGAGGATCCATTTCAAAGTCAAAGTATATCCTCAAGATTCTTAAAAGTTGGAGTCATCTAGATGTGGATGCTATAATTTT GTGGTGGTCCAAGGAAACTGTGGCAGTGGTTACTGGTGGAAACAGAGGGATCGGGTTAGAGATTTGCAGGCAACTTGCCGCTCATGGAGTGACTGTTATACTGACTTCTAGAGATCCCGGTGCTGGGCTTGagtcaataaaatttttgagtGAAGTTGGCCTTAGCCTGATTTATCATCAACTTGACATTCTAGATTTGTCATCAATCAACCGGTTTATTGAGTGGTTGAAGGAAAATTATGGTGGTTTGGATATTCTG GTGAACAATGCTGGCATTAATTTCAATCTTGGGTCTGATAACTCAGTTGAAAATGCCCGTAAGGTTGTTGAAACAAATTATTATGGCACCAAGAGTATGATTGAAGCCATGATTCCACTGATGAAACCTTCTGTCGTCGGTGCTCGTATCGTAAATGTTAGCTCTCGTCTAGGGCGCCTAAATGGAAGACGCAAT AGGATCAGCAACGCAGCTTTGAGGGAACAACTGAGTGATGTGGAGTCTCTTTCGGAGGAACTAATCAACACGGCTCTATCCACATTTCTCCGACAAGTCGATGATGGAACTTGGGCATCTGGTGGGTGGCCTCAAGTGTATACTGACTACTCTCTGTCAAAACTCGCAGTCAATGCATATACAAGGCTTATGGCGAGGAAACTTTCTGATCGCCAGGAACATGAAAAGATTTTTGTTAACTGCTATTGCCCAGGTTGGGTGAAGACTGCTCTTACTGGCTATGCCGGCAATAATACCGTCGAGGAAGGAGCTGATACTGGTGTGTGGCTAGCCCTTCTTTCCCACCAACCAATTACTGGGAAATTTTTCGCTGAGAGACGAGAAATCAACTTTTAA